In [Phormidium] sp. ETS-05, the genomic window GCAAGTCCTCCCGGAGAGCCACCCATCTAAACAGTTCAAATGTCATATACACCTCCTTGATAAATGCGTAGCCAGACCAGGGGTAAAGAAACGGTGAAAGGGGTTTCTTCACCAAGTTAGCGATTCGTAGGGGCGAAGCATTTCCCCAGACAATTTCGGCTAAAACAGATATAGTCAATTCAAATAACAATGAGACACTCTCTTGATGCCCTCTATCCCCCAACCCTCCTGGCGCAGTCGTTGGGCTCCCAGGGGGGGAGAAAGGGGCTAAAGCCCTCACCCCTAGCCCCTCTCCCTACCTTCCCCCCTCTCCCGACCCTCCCCCCCTCTCCCTCCGCCGGGTGTGGGGACCCCCGCCTAAGCGCTTCGCGCTGGCTTCGCCAACGCGGGGGCAGGCTAGGGGGGTGAGGGCTTTAGGGGCCTCTGGTGAGGGCTTTAGCGGGGTTGAACCAAAAAAACATTCTCATTTTTAATTGAAATGACTATAACTTGAATTGGGGAATACTTCGCCCTAGCTAGTAGGGGAGCTAGTAGGGTGGGCAGTGCCTAACCCAGGAGTCTCTTCATAACCATTGTTCTGTATTGGGCACTGCCCACCCTACAGAACCTGATTTTATTTAAGGTTTAATTAAGTAGATTTACTTAGTAGCGAGAATATTTCCCCTCCTCCCCTACATCACTTGATGATTATCCTTTTGGGATGATTTGAAATCGGTGAGTTTTTTAGTGGATTTATAGATGCGATATATTTGGCGAGACAAATCAAAAAAGATATTCATTGAAGTCGATATGAGTTGATGATTGACCAAATTAAAATTAGTGGCCAATTTTAATTTAGTGAGTTCTCTAATCTGATAAAAGTAGCCTATGTAACCAGCAAAATGGACAATAGCAGGCTCAACCAACTTGGCCTCTTTGATAAAACTACAATTACCCAGCAAAACATCTATTTCTATTGGGCTTGATATGCCCCTAAGTGTCCGCATAGTTAATCCCATAGGGTCAGATATAGCGTTAATACCGTGGCCAGCGAGGGCGATAGAAAAAACCGTTTCATCGGACAATTTACCACGAGAATTACTGATACCTAGGCTTTGGTAATTCTTGGCTATTTCTTTGGCAGCCAAAAACACGGTTATCGCTGCTTCTTTCTGAAAAAAATATAACCCGCCATTAAAAACTGGTAGTGAATCCACATTAAATTTGTCTCGAATTTCTTGGACATCTTTAATTTTTCCATTCAATGCTTTACCGGCGGATATCTGTTTGCCTATGACCCCGAAAGGAACACCGGCAAACAAATCCCATAAACCGTCTATGGGTTTGACCACAAGAGAATCGCTATCAATATAAAGTGTTTCAGCAAAAGGTGAATATTCATTTATATATAACTTTTGCCACATTCCCTGACCCCATTCTGGATTCAATGGTATAACTATGTCATACAGCTTGTTTAATTCACTGTCTTGTGAATCTGTGACAATTGCCCGCGTGATGTTAGGGCTATGTAACATTAGAGATTGAGCCAAGCCTTTGGCCATCATCACATATTTTTTCTGCTGGCCATATGCCATAGTTAATATACCTCTATTTAGCTGATTCATCGATTTTATCCCTGATTATGTAATGATTGTATTTACTTCAAGTGGAGGTGGGCATTGCCAGAAACACCAGTTGCTAAGAGTGATACTGCTGCTAATGCCAGACTGGGAATATATCTGGCTTTAAGTTTACTCTGAGGATGTTTGTTCATAATCAATCCTTGTTGGTAAATGTACCCATCAACTAGAGCCGATGGTGTTACCGCTAGACTCAAAGCTAATCCCGTTCTCGGACATCTTGATGTTTTTTGGCTGTTTGCTGTCTAGCCGTTGCTTTGTTTTATACCCTCGTTCATCGGTAGCCTGATGATGGCATTGTTTTTTGGCTATTGTCAACCATTTTTTCTATCTTTATCGAATCTTTACAATTGATATTTTACCCCAAAATAGCCACAGCAAAAATACATCTAATTTTTAACAAATTAGAAGTCTAACGCCGATAGTCATTCCTATTTATCGGCTAATAAATTACAAGTCCTGGCTGATTAATTTATGGGCATCCTTCTGTTTGCCCTAATCCATAGGGAAACAAGGTGGGGGGAAGTTTTGCACCCACCCACTTTTGTTTTTCCAATTATCTGGGGGGCTAAACCCCCTGGGGGTGTTAATCATTAATGCCGGGTTTCCTCCTATCCGCCCTTCTATATATTTAGTTGGCGGAAGGTTGGCGAAATTATGCGCTCACCCACGGGAAAATCCCAAAATAATTTTCGGGGGGACGGGGAGACGGGGGGACGGGGTGACGGGGGGACGGGGAGACGGGGAGATGGGGAGGGGTGGGAGGATGGGGAGGGGTGGGAGGATGGGGAGGAAGATTGCTTCCCACACTTCCCACACTTCCCACACTTCCCACACTTCCCACACTTCCCACACTTCCCACACTTCCCACACTCCCCCCAGTCCCCCCGTCCCAAAAGGTCCCAAAAGGTCCCCTCTGGTCGAGTGGCGGGCCCCCTGGCTAAAGCCCTCACCCCCATCCCCTCTCCCAGGGCGGGAGAGGGGGGAATGGTCCCCCCATCCCCCCTGTGGCGTCAGAGGGCGTCGCTCCGACCGACCTAATTCCGATCGCCACCGCCGACGCCACGGACTGAAGTCCGTGGCTACATGGATCAAACCCCCCGATGTTCGGTTCTTTTACCAGGCGTGCGGATTTTTCGCCCTAGGGCAACTATTCACCAATGATGCTCCCGGACTTGATATGACGGGGTGACTCCTGGTCCCCTGGTTCGCTGGTCGAGTGGCGGGTCCCCTGGTTGAGTGGCGGGTCCCCTGGTCGAGTGGCGGGTCCCTTGCTCCCCTGCTCCCCGGCATCAAGTTGCTCCTCCGCTCCCCCCTAGCCTGCCCCCGCGTAGGCGTTGCCAGCGCGAAGCGCTTAGGCGGAAATCCCCCCAAAGGCCCCAAAGATTAAAAAGGCCCCAAAGGCCCCCCCCCCTGTCCCCCCCGTCCTAATTTGGCTCCGTGGATGCGGCAAAATAAGAGAGACTTTACAAAGGAAAAAGTTTTGGCAGGGATCGCTAAATTATGAACAAGCAGCCAAGTGGATTGGAACTATTGGAATATGTATCGGTGGCGGGAACGGTGGCGGGGTCGATCGCCTCGATCGCGACCCAGCAGCTAGCCTATGCCGTCACCCCCGCATCGTTGGCCCTGGTACTGGGAGCCCTAAACCGCAAACGGGTAATGGATGCGGTGATGGCCCAGGCAGACAGACAGATGACCACAGTGAGCGAGCAAGTGAAATTGCTGCCGAACCAGTCGCAATTAGGCAAAGTGGAAACGAACTTACAAAAGTTATCGGCTTCGGTGACACAACTGGAAACCCAGGTTCGGCAAGCCTTGGCTCCTAGCGAACCTGACCTGACGCCGGTGCAAGAGGATATCGCCCAACTGCGCTCTGGCTACAGCAATATGCAGGAATTTTTGGCTGGTTTGAGAGCCCGCCTGGAAAGCCTACCCCAACCAGAGAGACTCCAACAAATGGAGAATGCCCTCTCCCAACTGGAGGACCAACTCAAGCAGCTACCCGCGCAGTGGCAAGAGCAACAAGAGAATGTTCTTGCTAGCGTTGCCCAGCAGACTGAGGCAATTTCCCAGATAGAACAGCGGTTAAACAGTCTGTCCGCTGAGGGAGAAAATACAGAGGCGGCGTTACTACCAGAGCAGTTGGCGGAATTGGAGCAGCTCAAGGTGGTTTGCGAGCAATTAGGGTTGAAACTCCATGACCTAGCCACTAGAGAGGAGCTGGCGTCCCTGGCGACGGCGGTGGAGCTGGTCCAACAGGAACAAATTCACAAGCTGATGGCGGATGTGGAATCTCTTGATGTTCGAGTCAGCCGTATGGCTCGGGGACAAGATGGGGTCAGTCGGGAGGAGTTGGCTGAGGTGCGATCGGATCTGGCAGCTCTGGACGATCGGTTACAGACGATCGCAGGCGGCACAGAATCAGTAGATTTGACCGGGGTAGATCAGGCATTGGCAGATATCGCCGCCTCCGTCAAAGAAGCTCTCAGCGAGATGGAAAGCCGGATCGTGCCCCTAGAAACATCTTTCGTGGAAAATTCGCGCCGCTTAGATGCTCTGCGCGAAGAGATGGGGCACCATCACCCCAGCCTACCACCGCCGAAGGTTGGCAAGAAGAGCTAGGGCGTTTGGATGCAGCTATTAGCACTCTCGCCACGAAAGCCGAAGTAGAGCGGTTGTTTGCCACGGTGGCGGTGGGAGCAACAGTCGCCGCTACCGCCGAAGTAGCCTCCTCACCCAGTTCGTCGCCAGAGCAGCTAGAGCTTCTTCAGCAAGAATTAGCCCAGTTACGGCAAGAAGTGGAAGCGGCGCAAGCCAATTTCCAGAAAACTTCTCTGGAAAATGTGGACTATGTGCGAGAGGAAGTGCATTCTTTGCAGCAGGCAATTGCTAGCATCACAGCTCAGTTAGAAACTGGTGCCCCCACTACCGAATCGGCAGTTTCCCAGAGCGAGGAGCTACCCCAGGGGGATGGTGATGTGTTGGAAACGCCCGCCATATGGCAATTAAACCGGATTGAGGGAATGCTGCAGGGGCTGCAACGCCAGAATTATCAATTGGTGTTCGATCGCCCGGGGATTAAGGCATTGCTCGAGGAGGCGATCGCTTCCGCCCAAGAGCGGCTGATTTTAGTATCTCCCTGGCTGTCTCGGGCGGTGATCAAAGACTTAATGCCCCAGTTCGAGGCGTTGCTAGCTCGGAACGTGAAACTAGATATCGGCTGGGGTCACTTGAGAGATATTGAAGCCGGAGAATTTCCCCAACGAGTCAGCCAACAATGGCAAGCTCCTGAGAGCGGGTCCCGTGGCAGCTTGTACGATGCCCTCAACGATATGGAGGAGCTAGAGCGCAAATATCCCATGTATTTCCAGATGCGGATTCTGGGCACTAACGAAAATTTCCTCGTGTGCGATAAGTCTTTTGCCGCTGTTGTCAGTCACAATTTCCTCAGCAATGAAGCCAATTTCCCCGAACGGGAATTGGGATTGCGCACAGTTGACCCCAACATCATCCAGGGTTTGATTGACCGCTTGGAGGACCCGGTACTGAATCCCGGCACGGCGGAAGTGTATTACAATCGCGGGTTTGAGCGTCTGGATGTGGGGGATTATTCCGGGGCGCTGATGGATTATACCCATTCTTTGCAGATCAATCCTAACCAAGCCACTGCCTACAATAACCGGGCTCTGGCGAAATACCATTTGGCCGACCCGGTTGGGGCGATCGAGGATTACACCGCCGCTCTCAGTCTCAACCCCAATGAGTGGGTGACATACTTTAACCGGGGAGTCGCCCATTTTCATCTTCAAGACTATGCCGCCAGCATTGAGGACTATACTGAGGCCATTCGCCTGGGGGTGGACCGCAGTGTGGCCTATTTCCAACGCGCTGAGGCTTACCGTCAGCTCAAAGACTATGAATCAGCCATAGCCGACTACACCGAAGCCATTAATCTGGCTCCTAACGATGCCGTTGCCTACAACAACCGGGGTTTAGCGCGCTATAACTCTGGCGACTACATTGGCAGCATCGATGATTACACCCAAGCCTTGCTCCTCAAACCTGACGATGCCATTTATTACTCTAATTGTGGTGTGGCTCGCTTGCGCGCTGGGGACTATGCTGGGGCGGTACAAGACTTCGATCGAGCCGTGATGTTGCTCCCAGAATATGCCGGAGCCTACAATAACCGGGGTTTGGCTCGCTCTCAATTGGGGGACACGGCTGGGGCAATTGAGGATTTGCGCCAAGCTGCGGAGCTGTTCCAACGGCAAGGAGATATTCTCAATTACCAGCAGGCGATCGAATCCCTGAATAAACTAGGTGAAGTGGCCACCGTCTCATAGTCCTTTGTCCTTTGTCACTTGTCATTTGTCACTTGTCATTTGTCACTTGTCATTTGTCACTTGTCATTTGTCCTTGGTAACATGTCATTTGTCACTTGTCACTTGTCCTTTGTCACTTGCTAGGGGCACGGACAAGCTCGGCGCAGATTAATCTCTATCGTTTCACCCAAATCTGGATGACGCCGTGCCCCTACTACAGTCACTTGTAACTTGTATGAATAAGCAAAGGACAAAGGACAAATGACCAAGGACAAATGCTAAAGCCCTCACCCCCTGCCCCTCTCCCAAATGGGGAGAGGGGGGAATTGGACAAATGACAAATGACCAATGACCAATGACAAATGACCAATAATAAACTATGTCAAAAAAATTACCTTTAATCCAAAGTTTCCAAGAAGATATCAAAGAGGGGCGCTGGTTTGATATCGCGGCTTTAAGCATCTCTGGTCTGGGCACAATTTTAGGATTTGTGTCGAAAAATGCCCTCTATGCTACCCCCCTAGTAACGGCGGCTTTATGGCTGAATATTGTGGCCAACCGCTCTCGCAAAAGCGAACCTTTGGGCGAACCTTTGGCGCCAGTAGTCGCGGAAGAAGCACCGGTAAATATCCCGGAAACAACACCGGGCAGCGGGGTAGATCCTTTTTTTTCGGCTCAGTTTGATAGTGTGTCTCCCGCTGATTTGGAGGTAGTGCAAAAAGCAATTTATCAATTGCAAGATGTTACTAAACGCTTGGAACAAACGGCTCTGAGACAAGAAGACTGGGAAGTGATGAATGTCCGTTTGTTAATGGTGCAAGAAGCGATTACCCAGCAAATGGTTAAGATGACGGGCAGCAAAAAACCAATGGTGACTGCAGAAAGTGAGGTGGGAAGTGCCGAGAATAGGGAGAATTTGGCAGAACGGATTACGCAATTAGAGCAAAAAAACCAATATATTATTAAGCCTTATTTGCTGCGGTTGAGTAATTCTCTGAAGCAGTTACGACAAAAACAGATGCTGGCGGATATTCGGGAGGATTTCCAGTCTCTGAAGGAGCAATTCCATCATCGTCCCGAGTTGCAGCAGCTAGAAAAACTTCAGGAGGTGCTAGATTTGCTGGCGGTGAAGGTGGAGCGGGTGGATGAGTATCTGCGTAAGTTACCGCCACCGCCTGCACCGGTGGATATCAGCCGGATGGAAGATGCGATGCTGGAACTCGATCGGGAACTGAGGAAGCTGCAGCAAGATGTATTGCAACATTTCCAACCAGGGGAAAGGCTACAGCAAAACCCACCCCTGTCGCGGGTTGAGGATTTGGAAACTGCTTTAGCAGATGTCACCTCTCACCTAGAGCGTTTGGAATCTCAAATCTCCCAGTTGTTATTACAAGCTGCATCCACCGAGCCAGATTCTTCATCGGCTCGGTTTTTAACTGTCAGGGATATCGCGCCGTTGGTGGCGACGGTGAAGAAACTGCAGCAGCATCAAAATGCTAAGTCTTCCCCTAGGAGTAGCTCCCCGGCTGGTGATGGGGTTAAGGGACGGACTCCTGATACACAGAGGAAACGGCGGACTGTATAATGTATTTGGGAAGAACCATGACAAATGACTGCAGGACAAATGACAAGGGACAAGGGAAAAGTGATATTCCGGCTGATTTTGATGGGGTTTTTGGTGCTGATGCTGAGTGCTTGCAGTGTCAGTTTTAGTTTTGGGGGATTTCAGCCGACGCGGGAAGTAGTACAGCGGGCGATCGCTTTACAGCTTACCATCACCAAAGCTCAGCTAGAACAGCATCTCCTCGCTCACCACCTTGACGCCAACCCCGCCCCTGGATATGAAGTGAATCGGGTGGAAATTTTAGCCGAAGACCCGCTGGAAATTCAAGGATTATTATCTTATCATATCCGGGGCACTTATAATCTGACTTTGAAGTTGCCCGATGGCAGAGTAACAGACCGGGGCAACCCTTTTGATATCTATCTACAACGACAGAAAGAGGGTAAAACCTGGCGATTGGCGCAACCGCAACCAGGGGGAAAAAATGATGCTTCAGTTTGGGCAACTTATTTGATTAGACCCAAGGATTATGTGATGTAGTGGTGATTTGTCATTTGTCCTTTGTCACTTGTCCCTTGTCCTTTGTCACTTGGTACGGGCACGGCGTCATTAAGATTGATCATCACAGCTCGATATTTATAGCGGTTTGCTAGTCTATCTGAGACAGTGCCCTCACCCCAAACCCCACACCGGCGGTAGGGAGAGGGGCTTTGATAGTACCAGATGGTTTGACAAAGTGCTGTATGTAGCTGTGCTACTACAGTCAAATGACAAATGACAAAGGACAAGTGACAAAGGACAAAGGACAAGTGACAAAGGACAAGTGACAAAGGACAAAGGACAAAATTTACAGCAACCCGGCGGACTCGTAGAGGCGGCGCAGTTGCGCCATAATTTTTTCGCCATATTGCAGGTCCGCTTCCCAGCGACCGCTGAGCTGAGGCACTAGGGGGGCGATACCTCGGGTGACAAAGCGAAATCGGGGGTCCACGATTTCTTGGGCGAGGGGTTCGGTGCTGGCGTAGGCTTTCAGATGTTGAATATGGGCTCTGACGCCAATGCGAGCGCTGGGGAAGGAGGCGGCTTGGCTGCTACCGCCAGCGGACCCTAAACCGGCAAAGTTATTTTGGGTGGGGGTGATACCGTTGCCAAACCGGAGAAAGTTGCTTTCTAAGCACATCTGACAGAAGGCAACATCGTAGTTGACCCCCTCCAAGGCGGCTTCTTCGCGGTAGAGTTTGGCGATATCGGCAAACTGGGTGAGGGATTGGGGGTTGTTGTTTTTGAGAAACATCATTAATTGGACTTCGCTGGTGTTGCCGTGGCCCATAATCCGATCGATGTAGCCGGGGCAAATCTGCAAAATCGATCGGAGGATGACGGTGCGGGTGGCGGATTCCCAACCGACGGAGATTTGATAATCCCGCAGTTCCACGGCTTTGATATACACAACGTTTCTGTAGGTGATGCGGCGTACATTGGGATTGCGGGACAAGTCAATGCCAAGGCGATCGACCAAATCGATGGGAATGTAAGAGTTACCGTTGATGAGAATCCCTTTTTCGCCGTAGATTTGGCTATTGATTTTAATATCAATGGCGGGATAAACCGGGGCGGCGACTGGTGGGGGAGCTGGCACAGAACCACCACCCGCCCAGGCGACTAACCCCTCGGCAATGCCGATCGCGAAGTCCCGGCGACGGTTTTGCAGCAGGAAGCGGTCATCGGTGTTGCTCAGAAAACCCACTTCCATTAGCATTGAAGGAATCCAAAGGAAGCGACAAAATGCTAAACTGCCCGTGCCGGTTTCCGTATCCGGTTTGGTGCCACGATTGGGGAGCTGGGGCACCCGCCGCAGTAAAGCCAGGAGCAATTGCTCGGCGTTTTTCTGTCTATCGCTATTGTTGGCGATGTAGTAAACACAGGCGCCTCGAGCCGCCGGATTAGAAAAAGCATCAGCGTGGATTTCCAGGGCCACATCATCCGCTCGGGCGCGAGCATTGATCCAGTCAAGGGATTGGAGCATGCTTAAGTCGTCTGGCACGGAAAGGATTTCTAAGCCTCGGGCTCGCACTTCCGACACGATCAGGTCTCGCAGCAAAATCATTTCCCGGGCTTCGGTAGTGCCACCAGCTATAGACCCTGGGTCGAGGGCGCCATTTTCATAACCCCCATGACCAGCAGAAATAAAAATTCGTCCCATGATTTATCTCCCTGTTTAGCGGCGGACCGCAGTTTCACTAATAACTTGATTGTTTCCGACACTAGGATAATCCTATGATGTTGCAGCCAACAGGTGCGGCTCGCCAGTCCCACACTCCCTGTTCGCCCCTAGGATAAAATGGTGATGTCACTTGTCCTTAGTCCCTTGTCCTTAGTCCTTAGTCCTTTGTTTATTTATGTGATTATTCAGATGATGACTAAATGATGCGAAATAGCATAGGTTTGAATAACTTGTAATGCAGGATTGTTTCATGTATTTACTTATATGAAATAAAAAAAGACAAATGACAAAGGACAAATGACAAAGGACAAATGACAAAGGACAAATGACAAACGACTAAGGGTTTTTGGGCACTCGCCCTCTGGGAGAGGGAGTTGCCGGTAATGCAAGCGCCACCTTATTCTGGGAGATGCTTAGAAATGGAAAAGCTAAAATCTGTCTCGGAGCAATTGGCAGTAGCCGTGGAGGAAGGCAGCTCTGGGGCGATCGCCTGTTTCCAGGACCAGGGCAGCTTCTACCGACAGCACCAAAATTTGCTTTATGACCTGACGATGGCAATTCATCGCGGCACTACGCTCGATCGCATTCTCCAGCTCACCGCTGACCGGCTTGTAGAAGCCCTCCAAACTGAGAGGGCCACTATCTTATTGCTTAAATACACCGATCCGCTGTTCAAAACTCGTCAAGCGCGCTCCTCAGAGGCGCTCAATGACCCAGCCGCCCCCCAACGCCCCCCACAGCGCCTGCCTCGGGCAAAAATCACTGTGGTGGCTCAAGCCACTAGCTCTCACCAGAGCGACAGTCAGCCGCAACTGCATCAATCTTTTTGGCTCCACGAGTGCTTTTGGTGCCAAGAGGCTTTCACGAACGCTCCCCGTCCGGTGCCGATCGCTGATTTGGCCGAGTTTCTTCGCGGTCATCCCGATCGCACCTGTGGCCCTATTTTTGCTCCCG contains:
- a CDS encoding tetratricopeptide repeat protein — encoded protein: MDAAISTLATKAEVERLFATVAVGATVAATAEVASSPSSSPEQLELLQQELAQLRQEVEAAQANFQKTSLENVDYVREEVHSLQQAIASITAQLETGAPTTESAVSQSEELPQGDGDVLETPAIWQLNRIEGMLQGLQRQNYQLVFDRPGIKALLEEAIASAQERLILVSPWLSRAVIKDLMPQFEALLARNVKLDIGWGHLRDIEAGEFPQRVSQQWQAPESGSRGSLYDALNDMEELERKYPMYFQMRILGTNENFLVCDKSFAAVVSHNFLSNEANFPERELGLRTVDPNIIQGLIDRLEDPVLNPGTAEVYYNRGFERLDVGDYSGALMDYTHSLQINPNQATAYNNRALAKYHLADPVGAIEDYTAALSLNPNEWVTYFNRGVAHFHLQDYAASIEDYTEAIRLGVDRSVAYFQRAEAYRQLKDYESAIADYTEAINLAPNDAVAYNNRGLARYNSGDYIGSIDDYTQALLLKPDDAIYYSNCGVARLRAGDYAGAVQDFDRAVMLLPEYAGAYNNRGLARSQLGDTAGAIEDLRQAAELFQRQGDILNYQQAIESLNKLGEVATVS
- a CDS encoding N-acetylmuramoyl-L-alanine amidase, which produces MGRIFISAGHGGYENGALDPGSIAGGTTEAREMILLRDLIVSEVRARGLEILSVPDDLSMLQSLDWINARARADDVALEIHADAFSNPAARGACVYYIANNSDRQKNAEQLLLALLRRVPQLPNRGTKPDTETGTGSLAFCRFLWIPSMLMEVGFLSNTDDRFLLQNRRRDFAIGIAEGLVAWAGGGSVPAPPPVAAPVYPAIDIKINSQIYGEKGILINGNSYIPIDLVDRLGIDLSRNPNVRRITYRNVVYIKAVELRDYQISVGWESATRTVILRSILQICPGYIDRIMGHGNTSEVQLMMFLKNNNPQSLTQFADIAKLYREEAALEGVNYDVAFCQMCLESNFLRFGNGITPTQNNFAGLGSAGGSSQAASFPSARIGVRAHIQHLKAYASTEPLAQEIVDPRFRFVTRGIAPLVPQLSGRWEADLQYGEKIMAQLRRLYESAGLL